The nucleotide window CCTACTCCAGCCACGATCTGGAAGCCGCCTTCGACCTCGGCACGGCCTGAGCGGCGATCACGATGACGCGGTACGACGCTCAGCCGCCGGTCTCCCGAGCTGCCGCAGCCGACGAGCCCGGGACAGAGGTGGCGCCGGTCGACTGGCAGGCCGACCCGGCGCACTGGTTGCCCGGACGATCGTTGCTGATCGTCGCCGGCGCCGCTCTGCTGGCGTTGATCATCACCGTGGTGATCTGCCTGCTGATGTGGTCAACTCCGGCAATGACCCCGCTTCACATTCCCTCGGTCGCCAAGGCCTGAACGGCTTCCCCGCCGAACCCGCGTCGTCCACCAGCCACCACCCGGCAAACCACGGACACCATCCACCACTACCCCGCCTGCTCAGACCGATCGCAACGCAACCGCGCGCGAAGCCGACCGCCGCACCCGATACCGCCGGGTCCGGGCACAGCCGCGCGCAAGATCTACTCCCGCCGCCGGTATTTGGCGCGCGGCGGTCAGTTTCGGGTGCGGGGATCAATTCGCGGGGCGGTTTCGCGCGCGGCGGTCGATATCGAGTGCGGGTGCGACGAGGGCGATCGACTTCGGGTACGGACAATGATCTTGGCTCGGAGGGTCAGGACATGCCGGATCCGGACTCTCGGCCGCGAACCCAGTACTCAGATCACCCCGTAGTTGATCATGGTCTTGCCGGCGACGGCGATCACGCAGACCGCGACGATCATGATCAAGGCCGCGACCTGGACCTGCGATCGCCGAGCTCGCGGCGCGTACACCAGGGCGACTCCGGTCAGGCCGCCGACCAGGATCCCGCCCACCTGGGCGACCCAGGCCAGGCTTTGGAAGCCGATCACGAAGTTCAGCAGGACCAAGATCACCAGCAGCCCGATGTCGCCGCGGATGTCGTCTCCGTGCCGGTACTTGATCACTCCGTTGGCGGCCAGCAGGCCGATCACCGCGGCCGATGCCCCGCCGACCCCGACCAGTGCGGGCGAGCCGAACACGTACAGCAGGGTCGCGCCGCCGAAGCCCGACAACAGATACAGCACCAGGAAGCGCCAGCCGCCCAGGTAATGCTCCAGCGGCCGGCCGACCAACCAGAGCACGAAGGCGATCATCGCCGTGTTCAACAGCCCGTAGGTGAGGAAGCCGTAGCTGATCAGCCGCCAGAACTGGCCGTTCGAGACGGCCAGATTGCTCATCGCGAACATCCCGGTCAGCAGGTGGCCGGTGAACAGATCGAGCAGGTACGTGCCGATCATGATGCCGATCAGCACCTTGGTGACGATGCCGCCCCGCGGCGACAGTGCACCGCCGAAGACGGTACGGGGTGACCGTACGCTCGCGCGGCCCTTCCGGATGCAATCCGGACACTGGAACCCGACCGAGGCCGGATTCATGCATTCGCCGCAGATCGGCTTGCCGCAGCGCTGACAGCGAATGCCCGTGGACCGATCCGGGTGTCGATAACACGCCTCGAAACTCGGGGCGGTGAACTCCGGCCGGCTCACGGGCACTCCTCTGCTCGCACGGACCGCACTCTACGTGTCGGGTCCAATCTGTTCAGCCGGCGATCTCGGCGCTTTCGATCACGACCGGGTCCTTCGGCAGGTCGTTGAAGCCGGTCGCGGTGGTGGCGATCTTGTCCACCACGTCGCGGCTGGCCTGATCGGCCACCTCACCGAAGATGGTGTGCCGACGGTTCAGGTGCGGAGTCGGGCCGACGGTGATGAAGAACTGCGATCCGTTGGTGCCGGGACCGGCGTTGGCCATCGCCAGCAGGTAGGGCCGGTCGAACTGCAGGTCCGGATGGAATTCGTCGGCGAAGGTGTAGCCGGGGCCGCCGGTGCCGTTGCCGACCGGGTCGCCGCCCTGGATCATGAAGCCGGAGATGACCCGGTGGAAGGTCAGCCCGTCGTAGAAGTTGCCGGTCGTCTTCGCACCGGTCTCCGGGTCGCGGTATTCCTTGGTGCCGCCGGCCAGACCGACGAAGTTGGCGACGGTCTTGGGCGCGTGATTGTCGAAGAGATTGATCGCGATGTCGCCGCGATTGGTGTGCAGCGTCACCTTGCTGACGCCTGCTGTGGATTCGGTCACGGTGAGGATTCCTTCTCGCGTGTCGGGGTACTTTGCCCAGACTGTAACTGCCGGCGTCCGGGGCCCACCGAGGGGCAGCCCGGTAACGCTACGGTGGTTCGCAGATCGCGTCGCCTTGGGAGAAGCCCAACGCCACGCGCAACCGAAAGCTGGAGGAATCGTGACTCGCAAGAAAGACAAGGGCCGCCGCGCAGAGCTCGCCGCCGCCCCCCAGAACTTGCCCGTCGGACCGATGGTGCATCAGGCCGCCGACAAGATCGGCCCGTTGGCACACGAAGCTGCCGAGAAGATCGGGCCGTTGGCCCATCAGGCCGCCGATGTGATCGGGCCGTTCGCCCAGGAGGCGGCCGAGCGGCTCGCTCCCCTGGCCCAGGCCGCCAGTGACCGGGTGCAGCCGTACGCCCAGCAGGCCGTCGACCGGGTTCGCCCGTACGCCGAGCGTGCCGCCGAACGGATCGAGCCGTACGCCCACCAGGCCGCCGAACGGCTCGGCCCGTACGCCGAGACCGCGAAGCGACAGGGTGCGCACGCCGCAGCGGAAGCGGTGGAGAAGTGGGGTCCGGTGCTGGATGAGGCGACCGGCAAGATCCCGCCGGCGATCGAGGTCGCCCGGGAGCGGGTGTACGAGGAAGCGCTGCCGGCCATCGCCGAACGGCTGCACGAGATCGCCGACGCGGACGTGGTCGCCGCTGCCTCGAAGAAGGCCGCCGAGCTGGTGCCGGTGAAGCCGGCGAAGAAGAAGGGCCGATGGGGCAAGCGGTTCGCGATTCTGGCCGGTGTGCTGGCGGCCGGTGGCGTGGCCTACGTCGCGGCCAAGAAGCTGCTCGGCGGTGGTCAGGAGAACGAGTGGGAGGCGGCTCGGCCGGCCACCCCGTACTCGTCGACGACGATCACCGAACCGCAGCCGGGTGCCGCGGCCAAGACCGGCACCGACTCGGTCGCGGCCAGCGCGCACACCGCACCGGAGCCGGACGAGGTCGCCGACGCCGAGCCGGCGACGGAAGCCGACAGCAAGCCGGCCCACGCGGCCGACGAGGTCGAAGCCACTGAGGCCGGAACGGGTGAGGAGTCCGGCACCGAGTCCAAGTACGGCGAAGGTTCCTTCATCGGCTCCGAGCCGCCGGAGGGCTTCACCATCAAGGGCAACGAGCGTTCGATGAAGTACCACGTCAGCGATTCCACCGGCTACGACCGGACCAACGCCGACGTCTGGTTCAACAGCGAATCGGCTGCCCAGGCCGCCGGCTTCAGCAAGGCGCAGCGGTAACCGCGAGTCAACCTCGACAACGACGCTCGACAGCGATGGGGGCCCGGCGCATGGCGCCGGGCCCCTCGTTGTCCGGATCCGTCGGCGACGTCGTACGAGATCGGACAACACCTGTACCGAAACGGCCAACACCTGCTGCTCACAACGGCACCCTTTGCAGGGGCTTTCCCGCAGTAACCGATCACTACCCGGGGAAGCGAGCCATTCATGATGATCAGC belongs to Microlunatus elymi and includes:
- a CDS encoding peptidylprolyl isomerase, giving the protein MTESTAGVSKVTLHTNRGDIAINLFDNHAPKTVANFVGLAGGTKEYRDPETGAKTTGNFYDGLTFHRVISGFMIQGGDPVGNGTGGPGYTFADEFHPDLQFDRPYLLAMANAGPGTNGSQFFITVGPTPHLNRRHTIFGEVADQASRDVVDKIATTATGFNDLPKDPVVIESAEIAG
- a CDS encoding rhomboid family intramembrane serine protease, encoding MSRPEFTAPSFEACYRHPDRSTGIRCQRCGKPICGECMNPASVGFQCPDCIRKGRASVRSPRTVFGGALSPRGGIVTKVLIGIMIGTYLLDLFTGHLLTGMFAMSNLAVSNGQFWRLISYGFLTYGLLNTAMIAFVLWLVGRPLEHYLGGWRFLVLYLLSGFGGATLLYVFGSPALVGVGGASAAVIGLLAANGVIKYRHGDDIRGDIGLLVILVLLNFVIGFQSLAWVAQVGGILVGGLTGVALVYAPRARRSQVQVAALIMIVAVCVIAVAGKTMINYGVI
- a CDS encoding sunset domain-containing protein, with the protein product MTRKKDKGRRAELAAAPQNLPVGPMVHQAADKIGPLAHEAAEKIGPLAHQAADVIGPFAQEAAERLAPLAQAASDRVQPYAQQAVDRVRPYAERAAERIEPYAHQAAERLGPYAETAKRQGAHAAAEAVEKWGPVLDEATGKIPPAIEVARERVYEEALPAIAERLHEIADADVVAAASKKAAELVPVKPAKKKGRWGKRFAILAGVLAAGGVAYVAAKKLLGGGQENEWEAARPATPYSSTTITEPQPGAAAKTGTDSVAASAHTAPEPDEVADAEPATEADSKPAHAADEVEATEAGTGEESGTESKYGEGSFIGSEPPEGFTIKGNERSMKYHVSDSTGYDRTNADVWFNSESAAQAAGFSKAQR